In Periplaneta americana isolate PAMFEO1 chromosome 3, P.americana_PAMFEO1_priV1, whole genome shotgun sequence, the following are encoded in one genomic region:
- the LOC138697059 gene encoding cilia- and flagella-associated protein 70: MKVQPLLHRHKHPTQMLQFAELALAQELIHNGSSIPYLYYLAVEHYLTKRYENAISHILTAVREYGKDYCLWSLMGHCHHGLQNKVKAKECYGYIVDSYDRPKDIHLVALRFGTYCLQDKNYRQAREIFYDVCKNSPTPASWLGVGIACYMMSRLREAEQALTEANILDNKCPVIWGYLTLISLRSHRCTEFEQCYKQTRRYNLQDKQILQEIKLLQTRLKYPDPMPLPSNST; the protein is encoded by the exons TTTGCAGAGTTGGCACTGGCACAAGAGCTCATTCATAATGGTTCGTCAATCCCATACCTATACTACCTTGCTGTGGAGCATTATCTAACCAAGCGTTATGAAAATGCGATATCTCATATCTTAACTGCTGTTAGAGAATATGGTAAG GACTATTGCCTCTGGAGTCTGATGGGACACTGTCATCACGGACTGCAGAACAAGGTTAAAGCTAAAGAATGCTATGGGTATATTGTGGACTCATATGACAGACCTAAAGACATCCATCTGGTAGCACTCAG ATTCGGAACATACTGTTTACAAGATAAAAATTATAGACAGGCTAGAGAGATTTTCTATGATGTGTGCAAAAATTCTCCCACACCTGCAAGCTGGCTTGGAGTCGGGATTGCGTGCTACATG atgagCAGATTAAGAGAAGCAGAGCAAGCATTGACAGAAGCCAACATATTAGACAATAAGTGTCCTGTTATCTGGGGTTATCTTACTCTGATCAGCCTGCGCTCCCACAGATGCACAGAATTTGAACAGTGTTACAAACAGACTCGGCGG TATAACCTCCAAGACAAACAAATTCTTCAAGAGATCAAGCTTCTGCAGACTAGACTCAAGTATCCTGATCCTATGCCTCTTCCTAGCAACTCTACctaa